The DNA sequence TCGAAGTCGAAAACAACGGCACAAGAATCCTTTTAGATGCAGGATCACCACTGGATGACTCCCCTGCTTTTTTGCCAGATTCAATTGATTCGTTTGATGGTGTTTTTATTTCACATGGGCATCAAGATCATTATGGATTGATTGAACATCTTCCTGATGAAGTTCCTTTGTATATTGGTGATATAGCTTGGAAATTTATGAACTCTTTGCGTCTCTTCTTGGAAAAACCAATTTTAGAGGTCAACAACAAGACCAGCCTTGATGCTGGTAAATCTTATTCTGTCGGAAGCATTTCTGTGACTCCTTATCTTGTGGACCATTCTGCTCCTCAAGCTTTTGGTTTTCTTATCGAAGGTGACGGAAAGCGAATTTATTATTCCGGTGATTTCAGAAGCCATGGAAGAAAGTCTCAGACTTTTGATTATTTATGTAAGAATATTCCCCAAAGAATTGACGCGATCCTTCTAGAAGGAACGATGATGAAACGGGATAATTTGGATTTTTCCAGTGAAACAGATGTTGAAAAAGGAATGGTTGAATCAATCAAATCGGAAGAAGGTTTGGTTCTTGTTAGCTGTTCATCTCAGAATATCGATCGGATAGTTTCCCTGTACAGAGCAACCAAAAGAACAGGCCGAACACTCGTTGTTGATATTTATACTGCATGGATATTGCGCCTCGCTCAGCAAATGTCATCAAACCTTCCAGACATTAGTTGGGATAATATGAAAGTTTTTTCAAGGAATAAGCCAGCTTCTGGTTACTATAAAAGAATTAAAGAGCATCACGAGTTCTTCGGTAATTTTAAATATGATCTATATAAAAAAGAGAATGAACTGAGCTTGGACGATCTCCGCGCAGCCCCTTCTGCATATGTATTAAAGATGAGTGACTATTGGCTGAATTATGTGAAGGAGCTGCTGCCCAATTATTCGTCCACAGTGATCTATTCACAATGGGCAGGCTATTTAGACGAAGGAGCCTCCTACTTTAACGAGAATGCAGCGAACTTGCAGAAATTAGAAAACTCTAAATTTGAACTTATCCATACCAGTGGACATGCCGTTCGGGACGATTTGATCAAATTGGTTGAATCTATAAAGCCAAGAACAGTCATACCAATGCATACGGAGCATAAAGATATGTATACTGAATATTTTAAGAATGTGCATATCTTGGAGGATGGTGAGGTATATAAATTATGACAGATATTGCGTGTAATAATGACTCTGTTAATGGAATAGAGTTCTGGGAGTCTTTTTTTGACCAATATAAAGATTTTAGCGACCAAAGAGAATGGGAAAAGAAACAAGGTATAAACGATTTTAATATTTTAACAACGGTACTTAAATCCACAGATGAAGTCCGTTTGCACACGCGCTATCTATATGCGCTACTAAATCCCAAAGGCCTTCACTACCAAGGGACACTGTTTCTAGAAATTTTTATGACCGCTATAGGATATAAAGACTGGTTAGACTATAAAAAAACAAGGGTACGCAAAGAATACAGCCTTATAGATAGCAAAGACGATGATCAGCAGAATCAAGTTGATCTCTATATCACTGATGGAAATAGACATATTATTGTTGAAAACAAATTAAATGCAGTCGATCAAAAAGGGCAAATAGCTCGTTATGCCCAGACTATTCATGATAAATACGACCTTGAACATACAGATTTACTTTTTGTATATCTTAATAAAGGCCGAGAGCCAGAAGGTAGAGCGTTGAAATGGAACAATGAAGGTTACAATATAGATCAAAGTCATCAAACTTTAAAAAACAAATCTTCTGGCTCTAATATTTGTCTTTATATTAGCATTCAATACTCAAAAGAAATTATTTCATGGATTAACGAATCCATAAAAGCCATAAATCATATTGAATCGTTAAAATTTGCTTTAAATGATTACAAAGTAGCTGTTGATAAAGCCACAAAAAAATATATGAGCAATATAATGACACTAGAAAAATTCTTAGAAGGCAAAACACCAAAAGAAGAAAATCAATTTTACCTTCAAGCTATGCGTGCTGCTGAGGAGTTACCTAAACTCCAGATACGTTGGTTTAAAACAATGGTAAAAGAACTAAAAAAAACTATGTCTGGATATGAAACTGAAGGGAAAGCAATACCTATTTCCGTTGCTGAATGTCCAGAGCTGGATTCATTCTTTTACAAAGATAAAATGGCATCTTTATATATTAATAAAAAAGAGAAATCTTCATACAACAAAGGGTGGTTTTGGAAAATAACTACTGGAAAATTTTGCAACAAAGCTTTGCTCTGTATTGTATATGGTAGGTATTATTTACATGTCGGCTTAGTTCCAATTGATTTTATAGATTCTGATATAGATTGTATTAGAATCAACCTGTCGAAAAATGACGACTTTATAAATAAAAATAAGTCTATAGACTTGAAAGCATATGATGCGATGCGTAAAAAACTGCCAAATTTTATCAGCAATGCGGTCAATCTTATTGAAGAACTTCCTGCCTTGAAAGACTTTTCGACAAGTTTTCAAGCAAATCTTATTAAAGAGTTGCTTAAAGAGGATGGTGTTTAATTTTTCTATTTACGAAAAAGTAGACAAAACAAGAACATAAAATGTCGCAAATAAACCCCACATATATAATCCCTAACTCCGCAGACCTCACGGCCAGCCTTGCCGAGAACGACCGTTTGCAGAAAGCCATCGAAGAGAAACGCTTCTCGCAAGACAATTTGTGGGATGTGATCCAGTTCAAGTTGAAGGTGGACTGGACTTATAATTCTAACGCCATTGAAGGCAGCACTTTGACCTTAAGCGAAACGCTCTTTTTCCTGCGCGAAGGTCTTACAGTGAATGGTAAGCCACTTAAAGATTTTCTGGACGCCAGAAATCATTCTGAGGCCATTGATTTGCTTCAGGACGCCATCAAGAACAAGCGGCCTTTTTCTACTGGGTTTATGAAAGAGATTAATGCCCTGATCCTGAATGGGGTCAGCTACACAGCAGCGCAGACACCGGACGGGCAGAGCACCAAGAAAAAAGCCCATGCAGGTGAATACAAAAAGCATCCCAATCATGTTTTGACGCCAAGCGGTGAGATTCATACTTATGTTGCGCCGGAACAGGTGGCTGCTGAAATGGATCAACTTTTTGAATGGATTGCTGAGCAGGAGCGAAACGGAATCCATCCACTGATTATGGCTACCATCGCGCACTATA is a window from the Marinifilum sp. JC120 genome containing:
- a CDS encoding MBL fold metallo-hydrolase; protein product: MKIIIHRGTNEIGGSCVEVENNGTRILLDAGSPLDDSPAFLPDSIDSFDGVFISHGHQDHYGLIEHLPDEVPLYIGDIAWKFMNSLRLFLEKPILEVNNKTSLDAGKSYSVGSISVTPYLVDHSAPQAFGFLIEGDGKRIYYSGDFRSHGRKSQTFDYLCKNIPQRIDAILLEGTMMKRDNLDFSSETDVEKGMVESIKSEEGLVLVSCSSQNIDRIVSLYRATKRTGRTLVVDIYTAWILRLAQQMSSNLPDISWDNMKVFSRNKPASGYYKRIKEHHEFFGNFKYDLYKKENELSLDDLRAAPSAYVLKMSDYWLNYVKELLPNYSSTVIYSQWAGYLDEGASYFNENAANLQKLENSKFELIHTSGHAVRDDLIKLVESIKPRTVIPMHTEHKDMYTEYFKNVHILEDGEVYKL
- a CDS encoding Fic family protein produces the protein MSQINPTYIIPNSADLTASLAENDRLQKAIEEKRFSQDNLWDVIQFKLKVDWTYNSNAIEGSTLTLSETLFFLREGLTVNGKPLKDFLDARNHSEAIDLLQDAIKNKRPFSTGFMKEINALILNGVSYTAAQTPDGQSTKKKAHAGEYKKHPNHVLTPSGEIHTYVAPEQVAAEMDQLFEWIAEQERNGIHPLIMATIAHYNFVRIHPFDDGNGRGARLLMNLLFMKNGYLPAVINNENRQDYFECLQLADKGDLASFCLFVSQSLRETQESVVKILEENGNK